A window from Cryptomeria japonica chromosome 1, Sugi_1.0, whole genome shotgun sequence encodes these proteins:
- the LOC131857878 gene encoding ATP-dependent DNA helicase pfh1-like, with amino-acid sequence MLGRRDYDISYAWPTNIANQQLESNTAQSISASKSQFHPHPFQVSPIDNEEFHLSSQQKLALDIILHHHSQQAGTIPLRMIVQGTTDTRKSFLIHCIRQKLNVSVGIQGNPLLVLAPTCVAAYNIQGTTLHASLQIPIKEMHPLTSRASFTFQEHFRHVKYILIDEMRFLGPKLLLKIDNHLRQTFSDKQHESFGILSIILAGDLGQLPPVMDKLIYASHSTTLSLWHSFKIVVTLDTIFRHQGLSIEQHHFRSLLQNIRDAQFNKHDW; translated from the coding sequence ATGTTAGGACGACGTGACTATGATATTAGCTATGCATGGCCCACCAATATTGCAAATCAGCAATTGGAGTCTAACACTGCCCAATCCATATCTGCAAGTAAATCACAATTTCACCCCCATCCGTTCCAAGTCTCACCCATTGACAATGAGGAATTCCATCTCTCCTCTCAACAAAAACTTGCACTTGACATAATTCTACATCATCATTCTCAACAAGCTGGAACAATACCTCTTAGAATGATTGTTCAAGGAACAACAGACACTAGGAAATCATTCTTAATACATTGCATTAGACAAAAGTTGAATGTCTCTGTAGGAATTCAAGGAAATCCATTGTTGGTTCTTGCTCCTACATGTGTTGCTGCATATAATATTCAAGGAACAACTCTTCATGCAAGCCTTCAAATCCCTATTAAAGAAATGCATCCTTTGACAAGTCGAGCATCATTCACATTCCAAGAGCATTTCCGACATGTTAAATATATTCTGATAGATGAAATGAGATTTTTAGGCCCAAAATTACTATTGAAGATTGACAACCACCTACGACAGACATTCTCTGATAAACAACATGAAAGCTTTGGTATCCTCTCCATAATCCTTGCAGGTGATCTTGGACAGCTCCCTCCTGTAATGGACAAACTAATTTATGCCTCGCATTCTACAACACTAAGTTTATGGCATTCGTTTAAAATAGTTGTAACATTGGATACTATTTTCCGCCATCAAGGTCTCTCTATTGAACAACATCACTTCAGAAGTCTGCTCCAGAACATAAGAGATGCACAATTTAACAAACATGACTGGTAG